One window of Nocardia sp. NBC_00508 genomic DNA carries:
- a CDS encoding glycosyltransferase, producing the protein MRIVQIANFYTPASGGLRTCVDEIGRGYSEAGHDRALVVPGPRDDDERTPSGHRVTVRSPKFGDAGYHVLTARRTRPVLDRLAPDVLECSDKLSVRWLAPWARGVGVPLVLFSHERIDAILRSRVPRGFPLTTAADLANRRLCVRAEKVVVTSSFATAEFDRVGARNVRRVPLGVDLTTFHPGNRRGAAHPHDPVRLVLVSRLSREKCAERAIQAVRVLVDSGLRCALSVIGDGPLRSRLEQLADGLPVVFHGHFTDRPAMAALIAEADIAVFPSPAETFGLAVLETLACGTPVVVPAAGAARELIGGPCSGVVCDGSPRGLAEGVRELLALPTAQRRRAARAAAERFPWSATVENMLALYADYETRARSA; encoded by the coding sequence GTGCGGATCGTGCAGATCGCCAACTTCTACACCCCTGCCTCCGGTGGCCTGCGCACCTGCGTCGACGAGATCGGGCGCGGCTATTCGGAAGCGGGACACGACCGTGCGCTCGTCGTGCCCGGCCCGCGCGACGACGACGAGCGCACCCCGTCCGGGCACCGCGTCACGGTGCGCAGCCCGAAGTTCGGCGACGCGGGCTACCACGTGCTCACCGCCCGCCGCACCCGCCCGGTGCTGGATCGGCTCGCCCCGGACGTGCTCGAGTGCAGCGACAAACTCAGCGTCCGCTGGCTCGCACCGTGGGCGCGCGGCGTGGGCGTCCCGCTGGTGTTGTTCTCGCACGAACGGATCGACGCCATCCTGCGCTCCCGGGTTCCGCGCGGTTTCCCGCTCACCACCGCGGCCGATCTGGCCAACCGCCGCCTCTGCGTGCGTGCCGAAAAGGTCGTGGTCACCTCGAGTTTCGCCACCGCCGAGTTCGATCGCGTCGGTGCGCGCAACGTGCGCCGGGTTCCGCTCGGCGTCGACCTCACGACCTTTCACCCCGGAAACCGCCGCGGCGCGGCGCACCCCCACGATCCGGTACGGCTCGTGCTGGTGAGCAGGTTGTCGCGCGAGAAGTGCGCCGAACGCGCCATCCAGGCGGTGCGCGTCCTGGTCGACTCCGGTCTGCGCTGTGCGCTGTCCGTCATCGGCGACGGCCCGCTGCGTTCCCGCCTGGAGCAGCTGGCGGACGGGCTCCCCGTCGTCTTCCATGGCCATTTCACCGACCGGCCCGCCATGGCCGCCCTGATCGCCGAGGCCGACATCGCGGTCTTCCCGTCGCCTGCCGAGACGTTCGGCCTCGCCGTGCTGGAAACGCTGGCCTGCGGCACGCCTGTGGTCGTCCCAGCCGCGGGCGCCGCGCGCGAACTCATCGGCGGACCATGTTCCGGCGTCGTCTGCGACGGTTCACCGCGCGGACTCGCGGAGGGTGTCCGTGAACTGCTCGCCCTGCCCACGGCCCAGCGCCGTCGTGCGGCTCGGGCGGCTGCGGAACGCTTTCCCTGGTCGGCGACGGTCGAGAATATGCTCGCCCTCTACGCCGACTACGAGACCCGAGCCCGCTCGGCCTGA
- a CDS encoding oxidoreductase — translation MRKWTEADIPDQRGRIAVVTGANTGLGFETARALAEHGATVVLACRNPDKAADAAHRITQHVPSASIETAKLDLASLTSVRAAAETIRGRYDRIDLLINNAGVTGRSGTTEDGFEIQFGINHLGHFALTGLLLDRITASPAARIVTVSSIGHRFGRIDPGDPAAAIGNAYGKSKLANLLFTYELDRRLANTRATAVAAHPGGASTEVFRYSPAAFRLPNSAIARLFGRSPAMGALPTLRAATDPNATGSEYYGPAGLFEIQGYPTRVKSTSRSHDRQRQTRLWEVSEKLTGVCYPE, via the coding sequence ATGAGAAAATGGACCGAAGCAGACATACCCGACCAGCGCGGGCGGATCGCCGTCGTCACCGGCGCCAACACCGGACTCGGCTTCGAGACGGCGCGAGCGCTGGCCGAACACGGCGCCACCGTCGTCCTCGCCTGCCGGAACCCGGACAAGGCCGCGGACGCCGCCCACCGCATCACCCAGCACGTGCCCAGCGCCTCGATCGAAACGGCAAAACTCGATCTGGCTTCGCTCACCTCGGTCCGTGCCGCGGCCGAGACGATCCGCGGCCGCTACGACCGCATCGACCTGCTGATCAACAACGCCGGCGTCACCGGCCGGTCCGGCACCACCGAGGACGGCTTCGAGATCCAGTTCGGCATCAACCACCTCGGCCACTTTGCTCTCACCGGCCTGCTCCTGGACCGCATCACCGCATCCCCCGCGGCGCGCATCGTCACCGTGAGCAGCATCGGCCACCGCTTCGGCCGCATCGACCCCGGTGACCCGGCCGCCGCCATCGGAAATGCCTATGGCAAGTCGAAACTGGCGAACCTGCTGTTCACCTACGAGCTCGACCGCCGCCTCGCCAACACCCGGGCAACCGCTGTGGCCGCCCACCCAGGCGGCGCGAGCACCGAGGTCTTTCGCTACTCCCCGGCGGCGTTCCGGCTGCCGAACTCGGCTATCGCCCGCCTCTTCGGCCGCAGCCCGGCCATGGGCGCACTACCCACCCTTCGCGCCGCCACCGACCCCAACGCAACAGGCAGCGAATACTACGGTCCTGCCGGTCTTTTCGAAATCCAGGGCTATCCCACGCGGGTGAAGTCGACCTCTCGCTCGCATGACCGTCAGAGACAGACCCGCCTGTGGGAGGTCTCTGAGAAGCTCACCGGGGTGTGCTATCCCGAATGA
- a CDS encoding TetR/AcrR family transcriptional regulator, translating to MTAQPRRADALRNRQAILAAARELVSERGPDIGMDEIAAAAGVAVGTLYRHFPAKKDLIEAIVADLTAAIGESLDSALTRVEDGTSSAVDEIAALLRSVVIDMRQERLFRFAVTGLAGDSLRELQQRGRVAVERLVVMAHRAGSLYPDITADDVILLLATAPADAAAEAEQLRWMTLARRALTPNPVPNSQR from the coding sequence ATGACTGCTCAACCCAGGCGGGCGGATGCGCTGCGCAACCGCCAGGCGATCCTCGCGGCCGCACGCGAACTCGTGAGCGAACGAGGGCCCGACATCGGCATGGACGAGATCGCCGCGGCCGCAGGTGTTGCGGTGGGCACGTTGTATCGGCATTTTCCTGCCAAGAAAGACCTGATCGAAGCCATCGTGGCCGACCTGACCGCGGCAATCGGCGAATCACTGGACTCGGCGCTCACCCGGGTCGAGGATGGTACGAGTTCCGCCGTCGATGAGATCGCCGCGCTATTGCGTAGTGTGGTGATCGACATGCGACAGGAGCGCCTGTTCAGGTTCGCCGTCACCGGACTTGCCGGTGATTCGTTGCGGGAACTCCAGCAGCGTGGCCGCGTCGCTGTCGAGCGCCTCGTTGTCATGGCCCATCGCGCCGGCTCGCTCTATCCCGACATCACCGCCGACGACGTGATCCTGCTCTTGGCCACCGCGCCTGCCGATGCCGCAGCGGAGGCCGAGCAACTACGGTGGATGACTCTGGCGCGTCGCGCTCTGACACCGAATCCCGTGCCGAACTCCCAACGGTGA
- a CDS encoding DMT family transporter codes for MQELGFGSVGAVATVTLALLAALLFAVSAALQQGAARQAATGSGQGRFLVVAAIARRLITDRRWLAGQGANVAGFVVHAVALRFGGIAVVQALLVVQLLFALPLAAVRRGRALLARDWAGTTAVCAGLILLVAQGVSPHSAVESRLLPEAGAAVAVAIVLLFGASRLASSTQLRSALVAVAAGCCFATTAVLVVLATSRLPEPSWALLGIPLSAFLGGVLTQEAYARGSLPTALTAMTITDPVLSYLAGSILFTATVQPHLPVLACAATLVIAGVALLANSPTLHDERDRSAEVAGDAARAQVA; via the coding sequence GTGCAGGAACTCGGTTTCGGGTCCGTCGGCGCGGTGGCGACAGTCACCCTGGCGTTGCTGGCCGCGTTGCTGTTCGCGGTGTCGGCGGCGCTGCAACAGGGCGCGGCGCGGCAGGCGGCCACCGGCTCCGGACAGGGACGGTTCCTGGTGGTCGCCGCGATCGCCCGCAGGCTGATCACCGACCGCCGCTGGCTGGCCGGGCAGGGCGCGAACGTGGCGGGGTTCGTCGTGCACGCGGTCGCACTGCGTTTCGGCGGGATCGCGGTGGTGCAGGCGCTGCTGGTCGTGCAATTGCTGTTCGCTTTGCCGTTGGCGGCGGTGCGGCGTGGCCGCGCACTGCTCGCGCGGGACTGGGCGGGGACGACCGCGGTGTGCGCGGGCCTGATTCTGCTTGTCGCACAGGGGGTTTCCCCGCACTCGGCGGTGGAATCGCGACTACTGCCCGAGGCGGGCGCCGCTGTGGCCGTCGCGATTGTCCTGCTGTTCGGCGCGTCCCGGCTGGCCAGCTCCACCCAGCTGCGCTCCGCGCTGGTGGCGGTGGCCGCCGGATGCTGTTTCGCCACGACGGCGGTGCTGGTGGTGCTGGCGACGAGCAGGCTGCCGGAACCGAGCTGGGCGTTGCTAGGTATCCCGCTGTCGGCGTTTCTGGGCGGCGTGCTGACCCAGGAGGCGTACGCCCGCGGATCGCTGCCTACGGCGCTGACGGCGATGACGATCACCGACCCGGTACTCAGCTACCTGGCCGGGTCGATCCTCTTCACGGCGACGGTGCAACCACACCTGCCAGTCCTGGCGTGCGCGGCCACGTTGGTGATCGCGGGGGTCGCGCTATTGGCGAACTCGCCGACGCTGCACGACGAGCGGGATCGTTCCGCGGAAGTGGCGGGTGATGCGGCACGGGCCCAGGTCGCGTAG